From a single Paenibacillus sp. FSL W8-0426 genomic region:
- a CDS encoding DUF2000 family protein has product MKRIAIILDKNLEPGAAANVAALLMGQASLNEPELYSSQPVLDQSGVQHAGIQYSTVILKAGENQLINLVKSCSEHDGGLNFLVFSQTGRSLNNAFEQYASEIANMALEATKVVGVIIWGEDEAVRAMTKKFSVMR; this is encoded by the coding sequence ATGAAAAGAATCGCTATTATACTGGATAAAAATCTGGAGCCTGGAGCCGCAGCGAATGTGGCAGCCCTTCTGATGGGACAAGCCTCCCTGAACGAGCCTGAGTTATATTCGAGTCAACCTGTACTGGATCAGAGCGGTGTTCAGCATGCGGGTATTCAATACAGCACGGTCATTCTAAAGGCCGGGGAGAATCAACTCATTAACCTGGTCAAATCTTGCTCAGAACACGATGGCGGATTGAATTTTCTTGTTTTTTCTCAGACTGGGCGGTCACTCAATAACGCATTTGAACAATATGCGAGTGAAATTGCGAATATGGCTTTGGAAGCCACCAAAGTGGTGGGAGTTATTATATGGGGAGAAGATGAAGCCGTTCGGGCCATGACTAAGAAGTTCAGTGTCATGAGATAA
- a CDS encoding ATP-grasp domain-containing protein translates to MKTIVYISDFRLPFGLNFVKPLTKFTDHKRILIIEQHQLHHPERLQDYFDEIRYVDHLESYDAIREHVLQIRQTHSIIALLTPGENAIEIGGQLRSEFGIPGMQRNQAEAVRNKWIMKQMLHQRGIRTSKIAIALQEQDYFHFSAAHGFPIIVKPLSGYGSINTFKLSSMDELSHYLQHTRHELQRDLLEEFIHGTEFHCDSIVSKGIVVFSSVSQYLYNCLDIATKQKPPASITFPKGANANVIRRIQEINSQAIAALGINQSVTHAELFLTPDGEVVFGEIGARIGGSQVMPPCIKNTHGVDLFEAVTDLEVGIYTFTQQQTNNKFTGMICFPSRAGVIQRISGIDDYKDVSGIIEFKVSYEIGQRVGDVNDTMTRSGFAIVEGESFEELRQTLLDLYDRFVIEVEVAETV, encoded by the coding sequence ATGAAAACGATCGTCTACATATCTGATTTCAGACTGCCTTTCGGCCTAAACTTCGTGAAACCACTTACCAAATTCACAGATCACAAAAGAATTCTGATTATTGAACAGCATCAATTACATCACCCCGAGCGGCTTCAGGATTATTTTGATGAAATTCGCTACGTCGATCACCTCGAATCCTACGATGCCATTCGGGAGCATGTTCTACAGATCAGGCAAACCCATTCGATTATCGCTTTGTTAACTCCAGGTGAGAATGCCATTGAGATCGGCGGGCAGCTCCGCTCCGAATTTGGCATCCCCGGTATGCAGCGCAATCAGGCCGAGGCGGTCCGTAATAAATGGATTATGAAACAAATGCTTCATCAACGCGGAATTCGTACGTCCAAAATAGCAATCGCTCTGCAAGAGCAGGACTATTTTCATTTCTCTGCTGCCCATGGATTCCCGATCATTGTAAAGCCACTTAGCGGTTACGGAAGTATCAATACCTTCAAGTTGTCCAGTATGGATGAGCTCTCACATTATCTGCAGCACACTAGACATGAGCTGCAGAGGGACCTGCTGGAAGAATTCATTCACGGTACAGAGTTTCACTGTGACTCCATCGTGTCCAAGGGAATCGTTGTATTTTCCTCTGTCTCTCAATACCTTTACAACTGTCTGGACATTGCAACCAAGCAGAAACCTCCGGCTAGCATTACGTTCCCCAAAGGCGCTAACGCGAACGTTATCAGGCGTATCCAAGAGATCAATTCACAAGCCATTGCTGCCCTTGGGATTAATCAATCTGTAACCCATGCCGAGCTGTTTCTCACGCCGGATGGAGAAGTGGTATTTGGAGAGATCGGGGCAAGAATCGGGGGCTCACAAGTTATGCCGCCTTGTATCAAAAACACCCATGGCGTAGATCTTTTTGAAGCCGTAACTGATCTGGAGGTTGGCATATATACTTTTACACAGCAGCAAACGAACAACAAATTCACGGGCATGATCTGTTTTCCTTCACGCGCGGGTGTCATTCAACGAATATCAGGAATCGACGATTATAAGGATGTTTCTGGCATTATTGAGTTCAAGGTTTCTTATGAAATAGGGCAGCGTGTAGGCGATGTGAACGATACGATGACACGATCAGGATTTGCCATTGTTGAAGGGGAGTCGTTTGAGGAATTGCGTCAGACTTTGCTGGACTTGTATGATCGATTCGTCATTGAGGTTGAGGTTGCCGAAACTGTATAG
- a CDS encoding MFS transporter, producing the protein MSLSLSKTYAGLSRDVYYLCLARTINSTGDFIFSLITLVLTLQLGMNVVSAGIFVAMAALISGPGVLLGGYLSDLMGKKTIIVIGQLLSTLMIISCSFWSGTITIGYLLIAVMFFISITRPAYNALIIQLCTEEKERKSAFSLMYLGANLGIALGPLIAGFFIKDHVHIVFIGIGTVFLISTLIILKRVHVGAGNKAMETGDHAHQMQQSQKKHPNHQHQQVLKQSAPSIFKLLLRNPLVAFFIAVSFLNYFIYMQYSFSLPLQMNHSFGENGAAYYGSVMTINAISVIILTTLVLSATHSFTAQNSIAAGALFYGIGFGVLYLLSDLPHFAIVVFSTVLWTIGEILVQTNINLYIASRVPDTHQGRFNGLLLFVGCLGYTLSPYLTGLFIRSVDMESVWIVILGISLFYALCMSLLSYIEKSSPTKREMDSTDLSKSI; encoded by the coding sequence TTGTCTTTATCTCTATCCAAAACATACGCGGGACTAAGCCGCGATGTCTATTATCTCTGTTTGGCCAGAACCATTAACAGCACTGGAGATTTTATATTCTCGTTAATTACCTTGGTCCTTACGCTCCAGCTTGGTATGAATGTGGTCAGTGCAGGCATTTTTGTAGCCATGGCGGCCTTGATTAGCGGTCCCGGCGTATTGCTTGGAGGCTATTTAAGTGATCTGATGGGCAAAAAAACGATTATTGTCATCGGGCAGCTGTTGTCTACATTGATGATTATCAGCTGCTCCTTCTGGTCGGGCACGATAACCATTGGTTATCTTCTGATTGCAGTCATGTTTTTCATCAGTATTACCCGGCCTGCCTATAACGCCTTAATTATTCAACTGTGCACAGAGGAGAAGGAGCGCAAATCTGCCTTTTCTCTCATGTATCTTGGAGCCAATCTAGGCATAGCGCTTGGACCACTCATTGCCGGTTTTTTTATCAAGGATCACGTGCATATCGTCTTTATAGGTATCGGCACAGTGTTTCTGATCTCCACCTTGATCATCTTGAAGCGGGTTCATGTCGGTGCGGGCAACAAAGCAATGGAAACCGGAGACCATGCACATCAGATGCAACAATCACAAAAGAAACATCCCAACCATCAACATCAACAAGTATTGAAGCAATCGGCTCCTTCAATATTTAAGTTGCTATTGAGAAATCCGCTCGTCGCCTTCTTCATCGCAGTGTCATTTCTTAATTATTTTATCTACATGCAATACTCGTTTAGCCTTCCACTTCAGATGAATCATTCGTTTGGAGAGAATGGAGCTGCTTATTATGGGTCTGTCATGACCATTAATGCGATCAGTGTTATTATTCTCACCACGTTGGTCCTGTCTGCTACCCACAGCTTCACAGCTCAGAATTCCATAGCGGCAGGTGCACTCTTTTATGGAATTGGATTTGGCGTTCTCTACCTGCTGAGCGATTTGCCTCATTTCGCTATCGTTGTTTTTTCCACTGTGCTGTGGACCATCGGGGAGATTCTGGTGCAAACCAATATCAACCTGTATATCGCGTCACGTGTACCCGATACCCATCAGGGAAGGTTTAACGGCTTGCTGTTATTCGTAGGTTGTCTCGGTTACACACTTAGTCCATATTTGACCGGCCTTTTCATTCGAAGCGTAGATATGGAGAGTGTATGGATTGTTATTCTGGGTATCAGTCTGTTCTATGCGTTATGCATGTCCCTTCTCTCGTATATTGAAAAAAGCTCCCCTACCAAACGCGAAATGGATTCAACAGATTTATCAAAAAGTATCTAA
- a CDS encoding DUF1292 domain-containing protein encodes MSDHTHEHGDACGCGHDHDHDHEHEEVLLTLTDENGNDVEMVLVETFDVEDHVYALLLERNNPEADGIIFRMEEENEEMVLYNIEDEAEWSRVEAAYNELVAGQE; translated from the coding sequence ATGAGCGATCACACACATGAACACGGCGATGCCTGCGGCTGCGGTCACGATCATGACCACGACCACGAGCATGAAGAAGTTCTTCTGACGCTGACAGACGAGAACGGAAACGACGTGGAGATGGTTTTGGTGGAGACGTTTGACGTGGAAGACCATGTTTATGCGCTCCTGCTGGAACGTAACAATCCTGAAGCTGACGGTATCATTTTCCGCATGGAAGAAGAAAACGAGGAAATGGTACTCTACAATATCGAAGACGAAGCAGAGTGGAGCCGTGTTGAAGCGGCTTATAACGAACTCGTTGCAGGACAGGAATAA
- a CDS encoding copper amine oxidase N-terminal domain-containing protein, translated as MKWKRVLLCVSIFSLLGGSLLFADSVNEKIRVLINGKEAADGGYLIDGTTYVPVREAGGIAKWDNSSKRVTVIKPNVHIFLFKGDTVFGNVNVGKLKFNVFSQVDSLTTDVAAVKLTITNPSGQVKDIQSQELTTQKDNFWFRTYDFTYDFSRAGKYSIGFHIKENANSNYVQVAEKVITALNE; from the coding sequence ATGAAGTGGAAGAGGGTCTTGCTCTGTGTCAGCATATTTTCCTTGCTTGGCGGATCTCTACTGTTTGCAGATTCCGTGAACGAGAAGATTCGGGTACTCATCAATGGCAAGGAAGCGGCTGACGGCGGTTATTTGATTGATGGAACCACCTATGTTCCTGTGAGGGAAGCGGGCGGCATCGCCAAATGGGACAACAGTAGCAAGCGGGTGACGGTGATTAAGCCCAATGTACATATTTTTCTGTTCAAAGGAGACACTGTATTTGGCAACGTGAACGTGGGCAAGCTGAAGTTCAACGTGTTCTCACAAGTCGACAGTCTGACGACCGACGTGGCTGCCGTGAAGTTGACGATTACGAACCCGAGCGGGCAGGTGAAGGATATTCAGTCCCAGGAGCTGACAACCCAGAAAGATAACTTCTGGTTCCGCACGTATGATTTCACGTATGATTTCAGCCGCGCAGGCAAATATTCAATCGGTTTTCATATTAAGGAAAATGCAAACAGCAATTACGTGCAGGTCGCCGAGAAAGTCATTACCGCACTAAACGAATAA
- a CDS encoding SDR family oxidoreductase, which yields MNHLSGKVAIVTGSSRGIGRAIAEKLADQGADIVINYTSNVVHAEAAAQAIRQKGVRAAVVQANLARKEEVERLFEEAIAQLGKVDILVNNAGIMKTTPLADVTEQEFDQQFAINVKGTFFACQQAMKHMTEGGSIVNFSTSVVGQMFPAYSVYAGTKGAVEQFTRQLAKEFGSRQITINAVAPGPVLTELFTEGKTEQQIEGMRKLNAFGRLGEPEDIADVVSFLVGPESRWVTGQTLRANGGFI from the coding sequence ATGAACCATTTAAGCGGCAAAGTAGCGATCGTAACAGGCTCATCACGCGGCATCGGACGTGCCATTGCGGAGAAACTGGCAGACCAGGGCGCGGACATCGTAATCAACTATACAAGCAATGTTGTCCATGCTGAGGCGGCGGCACAGGCCATTCGGCAAAAAGGCGTACGCGCAGCCGTTGTCCAAGCTAACCTGGCACGCAAGGAGGAGGTTGAACGGCTGTTTGAAGAGGCGATTGCCCAGTTAGGCAAAGTGGACATTTTGGTTAACAATGCAGGCATCATGAAAACAACGCCGCTTGCCGATGTCACGGAGCAGGAGTTTGACCAACAGTTTGCGATCAATGTGAAGGGGACGTTTTTTGCATGCCAGCAGGCGATGAAACATATGACCGAAGGCGGAAGCATCGTCAATTTCTCCACCTCGGTAGTGGGGCAAATGTTTCCGGCTTACAGCGTGTATGCTGGCACGAAAGGAGCCGTGGAGCAATTCACGCGCCAATTGGCGAAGGAATTCGGGTCCAGGCAAATCACGATTAACGCGGTGGCGCCGGGTCCGGTCCTTACTGAATTGTTTACTGAGGGAAAAACGGAGCAGCAGATAGAAGGCATGCGCAAATTGAATGCGTTTGGGCGGCTGGGGGAACCGGAAGACATTGCCGACGTCGTTTCTTTCCTAGTCGGGCCTGAATCCCGGTGGGTTACCGGGCAAACGCTCCGTGCCAATGGCGGCTTCATTTGA
- a CDS encoding TetR family transcriptional regulator encodes MTKQKATEFLTKEQIMEATQDTVRRYGAAKSSVTDVAKRLGVSHGTIYRHYASKQELFEAVTEKWLEEEIIARLDEIVKDRELSGQGIRHVHAYIQTLVQRKRHYAETDAELFDLYAKVTEQSADIIQAHVRNMIAQIREILEKNYLFDAADSGNIAAAVLQSTARFHHPAHAYEWKQGAIEAEFGQVWNLVEKGLIQLQAERK; translated from the coding sequence ATGACCAAACAGAAAGCAACTGAATTTTTGACCAAAGAGCAGATTATGGAAGCTACGCAGGATACGGTAAGGCGCTACGGAGCGGCCAAATCCTCAGTGACGGATGTCGCCAAACGTCTTGGCGTAAGCCACGGTACCATATACAGGCATTACGCGAGCAAACAAGAACTGTTTGAGGCCGTCACCGAGAAATGGCTTGAAGAGGAGATCATTGCCCGGTTGGATGAAATCGTTAAAGACCGGGAGCTTTCGGGCCAAGGTATCCGTCACGTTCATGCCTATATTCAAACCTTGGTGCAGCGGAAGCGTCATTATGCCGAGACGGATGCCGAGTTGTTTGATTTGTACGCCAAAGTTACGGAGCAATCGGCTGACATTATCCAAGCCCATGTGCGGAACATGATCGCGCAGATCCGGGAAATTCTTGAAAAGAACTACCTTTTTGACGCTGCCGATTCGGGGAATATCGCGGCCGCCGTGTTGCAATCCACTGCCCGTTTTCATCACCCGGCACATGCCTACGAATGGAAACAGGGTGCCATTGAAGCGGAATTCGGCCAGGTATGGAACTTGGTAGAGAAAGGGCTTATCCAATTACAAGCGGAGAGGAAGTAG
- a CDS encoding YdhK family protein has translation MKKTASIGLAILLLSTIVFSGCGKNEPQPVSSSNHEGNMEEMHHSGSGELPANLKEKSHPTFPIGSKATMNADHMPGMKGAEATIVGAYETTAYAVTYKPTTGGHPVENHKWVIHEEIKDSADQPYKPGDEVILQADHMPGMKGAAATVETAEPTTVYMVDYKSTTDGEMVRNHKWVTEQELAVD, from the coding sequence ATGAAAAAGACGGCCAGCATCGGACTTGCTATATTGCTTCTCAGCACGATTGTGTTCAGCGGATGCGGAAAAAACGAACCGCAGCCAGTTAGCAGTTCGAACCATGAAGGAAACATGGAGGAGATGCATCATTCCGGCTCGGGCGAGCTGCCCGCGAATCTGAAGGAGAAAAGCCATCCGACCTTTCCGATCGGGAGCAAGGCAACGATGAATGCAGATCACATGCCCGGTATGAAGGGGGCTGAAGCTACGATTGTCGGTGCATATGAAACCACTGCTTACGCTGTTACGTATAAACCGACAACGGGTGGCCATCCCGTAGAAAACCATAAATGGGTTATACACGAAGAAATAAAGGACTCTGCCGATCAGCCGTATAAGCCTGGCGACGAGGTCATTCTCCAAGCCGACCATATGCCAGGAATGAAGGGGGCCGCAGCGACGGTCGAGACCGCCGAACCAACGACCGTTTATATGGTTGATTACAAGTCGACAACAGATGGAGAGATGGTTCGCAACCATAAATGGGTGACCGAACAAGAGCTGGCTGTTGATTGA
- a CDS encoding DNA-binding protein, whose protein sequence is MEAEKKEINWIDYPMTLRPKHIEQIMKMSQKKTYEFLGDAPFHVARAGRDIYISKNVFRNWLEGTNLDTIPVGQN, encoded by the coding sequence ATGGAAGCTGAAAAAAAAGAAATCAATTGGATTGATTATCCGATGACACTCCGGCCCAAGCACATTGAACAGATTATGAAAATGAGTCAAAAGAAGACTTATGAATTTTTGGGGGATGCACCTTTCCATGTTGCTCGCGCGGGACGAGATATATATATTAGTAAGAACGTGTTCAGGAACTGGCTTGAAGGTACAAATCTTGATACGATACCAGTAGGCCAAAACTGA
- a CDS encoding ArpU family phage packaging/lysis transcriptional regulator, translating to MGQQSFLPEIDRKRTQAAVEAALEKYRIYKYMTFEAREASTTAGYNERFHGPTNQTSDQTASIAIYNADQEMYRQEYCERVERAVKRMPRMERFLIEARYMTVEHDYITDQKVYSFEFKPPISAPKYIEIRWRAFYKLALDLRIVVEKLVEEETTDGS from the coding sequence GTGGGTCAACAAAGTTTTTTACCGGAGATTGATCGGAAACGGACGCAGGCTGCCGTGGAGGCTGCGTTGGAGAAATACAGAATATACAAGTACATGACGTTCGAGGCCCGCGAGGCAAGCACAACAGCCGGTTACAACGAGCGGTTTCACGGACCAACAAATCAGACGAGCGATCAAACGGCCAGTATTGCCATATATAACGCCGATCAGGAGATGTACCGGCAGGAATATTGCGAGCGCGTGGAACGTGCTGTAAAGCGGATGCCGCGAATGGAACGATTTTTAATAGAAGCAAGGTACATGACGGTGGAACATGATTACATTACGGACCAGAAGGTTTACAGCTTCGAATTCAAACCGCCGATCAGCGCGCCGAAATATATCGAGATACGCTGGAGAGCATTTTACAAACTGGCTTTGGATTTGAGGATTGTCGTGGAAAAACTGGTCGAGGAGGAAACGACGGATGGAAGCTGA
- a CDS encoding putative metallopeptidase yields MATDKFVSRASEETFELLEDMIEKHHPHLSRNEFLIMMKHGGWKSKGKTKFSGVTVLNEAVRMEMAKDLILYLNADMWNKMSDPQKRYVLDHALFGLDVKKDKNKDVLEADDGRPLLKTLPPDIEAFFAVITRHGAVSEDVKRLAFAIKEVNVEQLTLETADVSGGEEQGGQQGPKTDAEGNILISDPNQAKIPLDEQDAAASIIATTQDGQKVPVTNDDLPF; encoded by the coding sequence ATGGCAACTGATAAATTTGTTTCGAGAGCATCCGAAGAAACTTTTGAACTCTTGGAAGACATGATCGAAAAACACCATCCACATTTGTCCAGAAATGAATTCCTGATCATGATGAAACATGGTGGATGGAAATCCAAGGGCAAAACGAAGTTTAGCGGTGTTACTGTCCTGAATGAAGCTGTTCGAATGGAGATGGCCAAGGACCTGATCCTCTACCTTAATGCGGATATGTGGAACAAAATGTCCGATCCGCAGAAGCGGTACGTTCTGGACCATGCACTGTTTGGCTTGGATGTGAAGAAGGACAAGAACAAGGACGTTCTGGAAGCTGACGACGGCCGTCCACTGCTCAAGACACTGCCGCCTGATATTGAAGCCTTCTTCGCAGTTATCACCCGTCACGGGGCTGTCAGCGAGGATGTAAAGCGCCTTGCATTCGCAATAAAAGAGGTGAACGTCGAGCAGCTTACGCTTGAAACTGCTGACGTAAGCGGGGGAGAGGAACAGGGCGGGCAGCAGGGGCCGAAGACCGATGCTGAGGGAAATATTTTAATATCCGATCCGAACCAAGCAAAGATCCCGCTCGATGAACAGGACGCTGCTGCCAGTATCATAGCAACGACTCAAGACGGTCAGAAAGTGCCTGTCACTAACGACGATCTGCCGTTCTAA
- a CDS encoding site-specific DNA-methyltransferase, which produces MIITGNCIDVMPDLEAESFHTCVTSPPYWGLRDYGLEPSYWPETTYTPMPGLPPITVPEWTGCLGLEPTPEMFVAHIVLVFREVWRVLRPDGTAWVNFGDSYASSGIKRDEGLNERWHGKHYLSNKQGDSDRHRPARQQPADLKPKDLIGIPWRVAFALQADGWYLRMDNIWAKPNPMPESVGDRPTKAHEYMFLLSKSERYYYDKEAIKEPGVQDEWANGFRGGSYTGNETFDNQEGGKRKTKGNFKVPAGWDTEPGAHGTIHRTGRSKANSFARAVNESPPPGQPQQHRPDREDVEYSGMRNKRSVWPVATQAFPEAHYATFPEKLIEPCILAGAPVGGHVLDPFGGSGTTLKVAMENNRECTIIEMGPHNVEIAERRTAVVQPNMNI; this is translated from the coding sequence ATGATCATCACAGGAAATTGCATCGACGTTATGCCGGATCTCGAGGCCGAGTCGTTCCATACATGCGTCACCAGCCCGCCGTATTGGGGCCTACGTGACTACGGCTTGGAGCCATCATACTGGCCGGAGACGACATACACGCCAATGCCGGGGCTTCCACCGATTACGGTACCGGAATGGACCGGGTGCCTTGGACTGGAGCCTACGCCGGAAATGTTTGTGGCTCATATAGTCTTGGTATTCCGCGAGGTATGGCGCGTGCTGCGGCCTGATGGAACGGCCTGGGTCAACTTCGGAGATAGTTATGCCAGTTCGGGAATCAAGCGTGACGAAGGGCTGAATGAACGTTGGCACGGTAAACACTATTTGTCCAACAAGCAAGGAGATTCAGACCGACATCGCCCAGCGCGCCAGCAACCAGCCGATTTAAAACCAAAGGATCTTATCGGAATACCTTGGCGAGTAGCATTCGCCCTGCAGGCGGACGGCTGGTATCTTCGAATGGATAACATTTGGGCAAAGCCTAATCCGATGCCAGAGAGTGTAGGGGATCGGCCAACAAAGGCCCATGAATATATGTTCCTTCTGAGCAAGTCAGAGCGCTATTACTACGACAAAGAAGCTATCAAGGAGCCGGGAGTCCAGGACGAGTGGGCCAACGGATTCCGCGGCGGCAGCTACACGGGAAATGAAACGTTCGATAACCAAGAGGGTGGCAAGCGGAAAACGAAAGGGAATTTCAAGGTTCCAGCCGGATGGGATACGGAGCCCGGGGCGCACGGAACGATTCACCGTACAGGACGAAGCAAAGCGAATTCATTTGCTCGAGCTGTGAATGAGTCGCCACCGCCAGGACAGCCCCAACAGCACCGCCCGGATCGTGAAGACGTGGAATACAGCGGTATGCGAAACAAGCGAAGTGTTTGGCCTGTGGCCACACAAGCATTTCCGGAAGCGCACTATGCCACGTTCCCCGAAAAGCTGATTGAGCCATGCATCTTGGCAGGCGCGCCGGTGGGGGGGCATGTACTCGATCCGTTCGGTGGATCCGGAACAACGCTCAAGGTTGCCATGGAGAACAACCGGGAATGCACGATTATTGAAATGGGTCCACATAACGTTGAGATAGCAGAGCGTCGTACAGCCGTGGTACAGCCTAATATGAATATATAA
- a CDS encoding DNA cytosine methyltransferase, protein MQEIIVDNFAGGGGASTGIELATGRSVDIAINHDPAAIAMHEANHPDTEHYCESVWEVNPVEAVKGRSVGLAWFSPDCKHFSKAKGGKPVAKEIRGLAWVAVRWAATVQPRVIMLENVEEFTTWGPLTADGYPDKKQKGRTFRTFVNALRRQGYKVEWKELRACDYGAPTIRKRLFMVARRDGKPIVWPEPTHGASDSPEVKAGKRLPWRTAAEIIDWSIPCPSIFERKKPLAENTMRRIARGMQKFVIDNPEPFVMRVNFSGSNHHYCDSVKEPLKTITAKNGWGLVTPYIARIGQTGYAGDRLQYKATDPLTTITTKAEHLLVTPVLGVNTSGHPGSPPDEPLRTVTTGNQHMLISPALIQMGYGDPEGRRVLDLEKPLGTVTAGGNKFALTAAFLAKHYGGNYTGAGVSLDEPLHTVTTVDHNALVTSHLVKMRGTNTGQPITDPLQTITAGGLHFGEVRAFLLKYYGSADNGQTLDQPLHTVTTKDRFGLVTIKGVEYQIVDIGMRMLEPHELFAAQGFPSNYVIAEDANGQKYSKSAQVARCGNAVPPPFAQALVRANLPELCTGSGNSLTLERYAEQEAGQLAFSM, encoded by the coding sequence ATGCAGGAAATCATAGTCGATAATTTCGCAGGCGGGGGCGGGGCCAGTACGGGAATAGAGTTGGCAACCGGTCGCAGCGTAGATATAGCAATAAATCACGATCCGGCAGCTATTGCCATGCATGAAGCGAATCACCCGGATACTGAGCATTATTGCGAATCGGTCTGGGAAGTGAATCCGGTCGAAGCGGTCAAAGGACGCTCGGTGGGGCTGGCTTGGTTCTCGCCTGACTGCAAGCATTTCAGCAAGGCCAAAGGCGGAAAGCCCGTAGCAAAGGAAATTCGCGGTCTGGCATGGGTTGCAGTCCGTTGGGCGGCAACGGTTCAGCCCCGAGTCATCATGCTGGAAAACGTGGAAGAATTCACGACATGGGGCCCCCTTACGGCGGATGGTTATCCAGACAAGAAGCAAAAGGGCCGGACGTTCCGAACGTTCGTGAATGCCCTGCGGCGGCAGGGATACAAGGTTGAATGGAAGGAGCTTCGGGCATGTGATTACGGCGCGCCAACGATCCGCAAGCGGCTGTTCATGGTGGCTCGGCGTGACGGCAAACCGATCGTCTGGCCCGAACCAACACACGGCGCGTCGGACAGCCCGGAGGTTAAGGCGGGCAAGCGGCTACCGTGGCGGACGGCAGCGGAGATCATTGATTGGTCGATTCCGTGCCCGTCAATCTTTGAACGGAAAAAGCCACTGGCCGAGAACACTATGCGCCGGATAGCGCGCGGCATGCAAAAGTTTGTTATCGACAACCCGGAGCCGTTCGTAATGCGCGTTAATTTCTCGGGTTCAAATCATCATTACTGCGATTCAGTCAAAGAGCCGTTGAAGACGATCACGGCCAAGAACGGATGGGGCTTGGTTACCCCATACATCGCACGTATCGGACAGACGGGCTATGCCGGGGATCGGCTGCAATACAAGGCTACTGACCCGCTGACGACGATTACGACCAAAGCTGAACACCTGCTTGTTACCCCTGTGCTTGGCGTCAACACCTCAGGGCATCCCGGCAGTCCGCCGGACGAACCGTTACGCACAGTGACTACAGGAAATCAGCACATGTTAATCAGTCCGGCATTGATTCAAATGGGTTACGGAGATCCGGAAGGCCGCAGGGTCTTGGACTTGGAGAAGCCGCTCGGGACCGTGACTGCCGGAGGAAATAAATTTGCTCTAACAGCGGCATTCCTAGCGAAGCATTATGGCGGTAACTACACAGGGGCCGGAGTGAGTTTGGATGAACCGCTCCACACCGTTACCACCGTCGATCATAACGCGCTTGTCACCAGTCACCTGGTCAAGATGCGCGGGACCAACACAGGGCAGCCGATTACCGATCCACTTCAAACGATCACAGCAGGCGGCTTGCACTTCGGAGAGGTTAGGGCGTTCCTACTCAAGTATTACGGCAGCGCAGACAACGGCCAGACTTTGGACCAACCGCTGCACACCGTAACTACCAAGGATCGGTTTGGGCTGGTCACGATAAAAGGCGTTGAATACCAGATCGTAGACATCGGCATGAGGATGTTGGAGCCTCATGAGTTATTCGCGGCTCAAGGATTCCCGAGCAATTACGTTATCGCTGAGGATGCAAACGGCCAGAAATATTCTAAGAGCGCGCAGGTTGCTCGCTGCGGGAACGCCGTACCGCCGCCGTTCGCTCAAGCTTTGGTACGTGCGAATCTGCCAGAGCTTTGCACAGGGTCGGGGAACAGCCTGACACTGGAACGTTATGCGGAGCAGGAAGCCGGTCAACTGGCATTCAGTATGTAG